The Leclercia sp. S52 genome has a segment encoding these proteins:
- the acnB gene encoding bifunctional aconitate hydratase 2/2-methylisocitrate dehydratase has product MLEEYRKHVAERAAEGIVPKPLDATQMAGLVELLKNPPKGEEEFLLDLLINRVPPGVDEAAYVKAGFLAAIAKGDATSPLVTPEKAIELLGTMQGGYNIHPLIDALDSDTLAPIAAKALSHTLLMFDNFYDVEEKAKAGNSYAKQVMQSWADAEWFLSRPALAEKMTVTVFKVTGETNTDDLSPAPDAWSRPDIPLHALAMLKNAREGIEPDQPGAVGPIKQIEALQQKGFPLAYVGDVVGTGSSRKSATNSVLWFMGDDIPHVPNKRGGGLCLGGKIAPIFFNTMEDAGALPIEVDVNNLNMGDVIDVYPFKGEVRNHETNELLASFELKTDVLIDEVRAGGRIPLIIGRGLTTKAREALGLPHSDVFRQAKDVAESNRGYSLAQKMVGRACGVAGIRPGAYCEPKMTSVGSQDTTGPMTRDELKDLACLGFSSDLVMQSFCHTAAYPKPVDVTTHHTLPDFIMNRGGVSLRPGDGVIHSWLNRMLLPDTVGTGGDSHTRFPIGISFPAGSGLVAFAAATGVMPLDMPESVLVRFKGKMQPGITLRDLVHAIPLYAIKQGLLTVEKKGKKNIFSGRILEIEGLPDLKVEQAFELTDASAERSAAGCTIKLNQAPIEEYLTSNIVLLKWMIAEGYGDRRTLERRIQGMEKWLADPQLLEADADAEYAAVIDIDLADIKEPILCAPNDPDDARLLSDVQGDKIDEVFIGSCMTNIGHFRAAGKLLDTHKGQLPTRLWVAPPTRMDAAQLTEEGYYSVFGKSGARIEIPGCSLCMGNQARVADGATVVSTSTRNFPNRLGTGANVYLASAELAAVAALIGKLPTPEEYQTFVAQVDKTAVDTYRYLNFDQLSQYTEKADGVIFQTAV; this is encoded by the coding sequence GTGCTAGAAGAATACCGTAAGCACGTAGCAGAACGTGCCGCCGAGGGGATTGTACCGAAACCCTTAGATGCTACCCAGATGGCTGGGCTCGTCGAGCTGCTGAAGAATCCGCCTAAAGGCGAAGAAGAATTCCTGTTAGATCTGTTGATCAACCGTGTACCGCCAGGCGTCGATGAAGCCGCCTACGTCAAAGCCGGTTTCCTTGCTGCGATTGCCAAAGGCGACGCAACCTCCCCACTGGTTACCCCTGAAAAAGCGATTGAACTGCTCGGCACCATGCAGGGTGGTTATAACATTCATCCGCTGATTGATGCGCTGGACAGCGACACGCTGGCACCGATTGCTGCCAAAGCCCTGTCCCATACGCTACTGATGTTCGATAACTTCTACGACGTAGAAGAGAAAGCGAAAGCGGGCAACAGCTACGCGAAGCAGGTCATGCAGTCCTGGGCTGATGCCGAATGGTTCCTGAGCCGGCCTGCGCTGGCGGAAAAAATGACCGTCACCGTCTTCAAAGTGACTGGCGAAACCAACACCGATGACCTCTCTCCGGCGCCGGATGCCTGGTCACGCCCGGATATCCCACTGCACGCCCTGGCGATGCTGAAAAACGCCCGTGAAGGCATTGAGCCGGATCAGCCGGGTGCCGTAGGCCCGATCAAACAGATCGAAGCGCTGCAGCAGAAAGGTTTCCCGCTGGCCTACGTTGGTGACGTGGTCGGTACCGGTTCTTCCCGTAAATCCGCGACCAACTCCGTGCTGTGGTTTATGGGCGATGATATCCCTCACGTGCCGAACAAGCGCGGCGGTGGTCTGTGCCTCGGTGGCAAAATTGCGCCTATCTTCTTCAACACCATGGAAGATGCTGGCGCACTGCCAATCGAAGTGGACGTGAATAACCTGAACATGGGCGACGTGATTGACGTTTACCCGTTCAAAGGCGAAGTGCGTAACCACGAAACCAACGAACTGCTGGCCAGCTTCGAGCTGAAAACCGACGTGCTGATCGACGAAGTGCGTGCCGGTGGCCGTATCCCGCTGATCATCGGCCGTGGCCTGACCACCAAAGCGCGTGAAGCGCTGGGTCTGCCGCACAGCGACGTATTCCGTCAGGCGAAAGACGTGGCCGAAAGCAACCGTGGTTACTCTCTGGCGCAGAAAATGGTTGGCCGCGCCTGCGGCGTAGCCGGTATCCGTCCGGGTGCCTACTGCGAGCCGAAGATGACCTCCGTGGGCTCTCAGGACACCACCGGTCCAATGACCCGTGACGAACTGAAAGACCTGGCGTGCCTGGGCTTCTCGTCTGACCTGGTGATGCAGTCCTTCTGCCATACCGCGGCCTATCCAAAGCCGGTTGACGTGACTACCCACCACACGCTGCCGGACTTCATCATGAACCGCGGCGGTGTCTCCCTGCGTCCGGGTGATGGCGTTATCCACTCCTGGCTGAACCGCATGCTGCTCCCGGATACAGTGGGTACCGGTGGTGACTCCCACACCCGTTTCCCGATTGGGATCTCCTTCCCGGCGGGCTCCGGCCTGGTGGCCTTTGCCGCTGCGACGGGCGTAATGCCGCTGGACATGCCGGAATCCGTGCTGGTGCGTTTCAAAGGCAAAATGCAGCCGGGCATCACCCTGCGTGACCTGGTGCATGCGATCCCGCTGTACGCGATCAAACAGGGTCTGCTGACCGTTGAGAAGAAAGGTAAGAAGAACATCTTCTCTGGCCGCATTCTCGAGATCGAAGGTCTGCCGGATCTGAAAGTGGAGCAGGCGTTCGAACTGACCGATGCCTCCGCTGAGCGTTCCGCTGCGGGCTGTACCATCAAGCTGAACCAGGCGCCGATCGAAGAGTATCTGACCTCCAACATCGTGCTGCTGAAGTGGATGATTGCTGAAGGCTACGGCGACCGTCGTACCCTGGAGCGTCGTATTCAGGGCATGGAGAAATGGCTGGCGGATCCACAGCTGCTGGAAGCCGATGCTGACGCAGAATACGCGGCAGTGATCGACATCGATCTGGCCGACATCAAAGAGCCAATCCTGTGTGCGCCGAACGATCCGGACGACGCGCGCCTGCTCTCTGACGTGCAGGGCGACAAGATTGACGAAGTGTTCATCGGCTCCTGCATGACCAACATCGGTCACTTCCGTGCTGCCGGTAAGCTGCTGGATACCCACAAAGGCCAGCTGCCGACCCGTCTGTGGGTGGCACCGCCAACCCGTATGGACGCGGCACAGCTGACCGAAGAGGGTTACTACAGCGTGTTCGGTAAGAGCGGGGCGCGTATCGAAATCCCTGGCTGTTCCCTGTGTATGGGTAACCAGGCGCGCGTGGCTGACGGTGCGACGGTGGTCTCCACCTCAACCCGTAACTTCCCGAACCGTTTAGGTACCGGGGCAAACGTCTACCTGGCCTCTGCGGAGCTGGCGGCGGTTGCGGCGCTGATTGGCAAACTGCCAACGCCGGAGGAGTATCAGACCTTCGTGGCGCAGGTAGATAAGACGGCGGTAGATACCTATCGCTATCTGAACTTCGACCAGCTGTCTCAGTACACCGAGAAGGCTGACGGGGTTATCTTCCAGACGGCAGTGTAA
- the aceF gene encoding pyruvate dehydrogenase complex dihydrolipoyllysine-residue acetyltransferase: protein MAIEINVPDIGADEVEITEILVKPGDKVEAEQSLITVEGDKASMEVPSPQAGIVKEIKVSVGDKTETGKLIMIFDSADGAAAAAPAQEEKKEAAPAAAAPAAAAAAKEVNVPDIGGDEVEVTEILVKVGDTVAAEQSLITVEGDKASMEVPAPFAGTVKEIKINTGDKVSTGSLIMVFEVAGAAPAAAPAQAAAPAAAAAPAAAGGAKDVNVPDIGGDEVEVTEVMVKVGDKVAAEQSLITVEGDKASMEVPAPFAGTVKEIKISTGDKVSTGSLIMVFEVEGAAPAAAPAAAAAPAPAAAPAQAAKPAAAPAAKAEGKSEFAENDAYVHATPLIRRLAREFGVNLAKVKGTGRKGRILREDVQAYVKDAVKRAEAAPAAATGGGIPGMLPWPKVDFSKFGEIEEVELGRIQKISGANLSRNWVMIPHVTHFDKTDITDLEAFRKQQNAEAEKRKLDVKFTPVVFIMKAVAAALEQMPRFNSSLSEDGQKLTLKKYINIGVAVDTPNGLVVPVFKDVNKKSITELSRELTVISKKARDGKLTAGEMQGGCFTISSIGGLGTTHFAPIVNAPEVAILGVSKSAMEPVWNGKEFTPRLMMPISLSFDHRVIDGADGARFITIINNTLSDIRRLVM, encoded by the coding sequence ATGGCTATCGAAATCAATGTACCGGACATCGGGGCTGATGAAGTTGAAATCACCGAGATCCTGGTCAAACCAGGCGACAAAGTTGAAGCTGAACAGTCGCTGATCACCGTAGAAGGCGACAAAGCCTCTATGGAAGTCCCGTCTCCTCAGGCTGGCATCGTTAAAGAGATCAAAGTCTCTGTTGGCGATAAAACCGAGACTGGCAAACTGATCATGATTTTCGATTCCGCCGACGGTGCAGCAGCTGCTGCACCTGCGCAGGAAGAGAAGAAAGAAGCCGCTCCGGCCGCCGCTGCTCCAGCAGCTGCCGCGGCAGCGAAAGAAGTGAACGTGCCTGACATCGGCGGTGACGAAGTTGAAGTTACCGAGATCCTGGTGAAAGTGGGCGATACCGTTGCCGCTGAGCAGTCCCTGATCACCGTAGAAGGCGACAAAGCCTCTATGGAAGTCCCGGCGCCGTTCGCAGGTACCGTTAAAGAGATCAAGATCAACACCGGTGACAAAGTGTCTACTGGCTCCCTGATCATGGTCTTCGAAGTAGCGGGCGCAGCGCCTGCTGCTGCTCCAGCTCAGGCAGCTGCTCCGGCGGCCGCTGCTGCCCCAGCTGCGGCTGGCGGTGCGAAAGACGTTAACGTACCGGACATCGGCGGTGACGAAGTTGAAGTGACCGAAGTGATGGTGAAAGTGGGCGACAAAGTTGCTGCTGAACAGTCACTGATCACCGTCGAAGGCGACAAAGCTTCTATGGAAGTTCCTGCGCCGTTCGCGGGTACCGTTAAAGAGATCAAAATCAGCACCGGCGACAAAGTGTCTACCGGCTCCCTGATCATGGTCTTCGAAGTGGAAGGCGCTGCGCCTGCTGCGGCTCCGGCTGCTGCTGCCGCTCCGGCACCTGCTGCTGCACCGGCTCAGGCTGCTAAACCTGCTGCGGCTCCTGCTGCGAAAGCAGAAGGCAAATCTGAGTTCGCTGAGAATGACGCTTACGTCCACGCGACTCCGCTGATTCGTCGCCTGGCGCGCGAATTCGGTGTGAACCTGGCGAAAGTGAAAGGCACCGGTCGTAAAGGCCGTATCCTGCGCGAAGACGTTCAGGCTTACGTGAAAGACGCGGTTAAGCGCGCTGAAGCGGCACCAGCTGCTGCCACCGGTGGCGGTATCCCGGGCATGCTGCCATGGCCGAAAGTCGACTTCAGCAAGTTCGGCGAAATCGAAGAAGTGGAACTGGGCCGTATCCAGAAGATCTCTGGTGCTAACCTGAGCCGTAACTGGGTGATGATCCCGCACGTTACGCACTTCGACAAAACTGATATCACCGATCTGGAAGCGTTCCGTAAACAGCAGAACGCCGAAGCTGAGAAGCGTAAACTGGACGTGAAATTCACCCCAGTGGTCTTCATCATGAAGGCGGTTGCCGCTGCCCTTGAGCAGATGCCACGCTTCAACAGCTCCCTGTCCGAAGACGGCCAGAAGCTGACGCTGAAGAAATACATCAACATCGGTGTTGCGGTTGATACGCCAAATGGTCTGGTTGTTCCGGTCTTCAAAGACGTGAACAAGAAGAGCATCACTGAGCTGTCCCGCGAACTGACCGTGATCTCCAAGAAAGCGCGTGACGGTAAGCTGACTGCTGGCGAAATGCAGGGCGGTTGCTTCACCATCTCCAGCATCGGCGGCCTGGGTACCACCCACTTCGCGCCGATTGTTAACGCGCCGGAAGTGGCGATCCTCGGTGTCTCCAAGTCTGCGATGGAGCCTGTGTGGAACGGTAAAGAGTTTACTCCGCGTCTGATGATGCCGATTTCTCTCTCCTTCGACCACCGCGTGATCGACGGTGCTGATGGTGCGCGCTTCATTACCATTATCAACAACACCCTGAGCGACATTCGCCGCCTGGTGATGTAA
- the speD gene encoding adenosylmethionine decarboxylase, with product MKKLKLHGFNNLTKSLSFCIYDICYVKTAEERDGYIAYIDELYNANRLTEILSETCSIIGANILNIARQDYEPQGASVTILVSEEPVDPTLIDHTERPGPLPDAVVAHLDKSHICVHTYPESHPEGGLCTFRADIEVSTCGVISPLNALNYLIHQLESDIVTIDYRVRGFTRDINGMKHFIDHEINSIQNFMSDDMKSLYDMVDVNVYQENIFHTKMLLKEFDLKHYMFHTRPEDLSEDERKVITDLLWKEMREIYYGRNIPAV from the coding sequence TTGAAAAAGCTGAAACTGCATGGCTTTAACAACCTGACCAAAAGCCTGAGTTTTTGTATTTACGATATCTGCTATGTCAAAACGGCGGAAGAGCGCGATGGTTATATCGCCTATATCGATGAACTCTATAACGCCAACCGACTGACCGAGATCCTGTCAGAAACCTGCTCCATTATCGGCGCCAATATCCTGAACATTGCCCGTCAGGATTATGAACCCCAGGGCGCCAGCGTCACCATTCTGGTCAGCGAGGAGCCGGTTGACCCCACCCTTATCGACCACACCGAGCGCCCCGGCCCGCTGCCGGACGCGGTGGTAGCCCATCTCGATAAGAGCCATATCTGCGTGCACACCTACCCGGAGAGTCATCCGGAAGGCGGGCTGTGTACCTTCCGTGCCGATATTGAAGTATCGACCTGCGGTGTGATTTCGCCCCTCAACGCGCTGAATTACTTAATTCATCAACTCGAGTCCGATATCGTGACTATCGATTACCGCGTGCGTGGTTTCACCCGTGATATCAACGGCATGAAGCACTTTATCGATCATGAAATTAACTCGATTCAGAACTTCATGTCCGACGATATGAAATCGCTGTATGACATGGTGGATGTAAACGTCTATCAGGAAAATATCTTCCATACCAAGATGCTGCTGAAGGAGTTCGACCTGAAGCACTACATGTTCCATACCCGGCCGGAAGATTTAAGCGAAGATGAGCGCAAGGTCATTACTGACCTGCTGTGGAAAGAGATGCGCGAAATTTACTACGGCCGCAACATTCCGGCCGTATAA
- a CDS encoding YacC family pilotin-like protein, translated as MKTFFRTILFSTLMMSCANSYALSENEAEDMADLTAVFVFLKNDCGYQNLPNGQIRRALVFFAQQNQWDLSNYDSFDMKTLGEDSYRDLSGIGIPTAKKCKALARDSLSLLAYVK; from the coding sequence ATGAAGACGTTTTTCCGAACAATCCTGTTCAGCACCCTGATGATGAGTTGCGCAAACAGCTATGCGCTGAGTGAAAATGAAGCCGAAGATATGGCGGATTTAACGGCGGTGTTTGTATTCCTGAAAAACGACTGTGGCTACCAGAATTTACCTAACGGTCAGATTCGTCGCGCGCTGGTCTTCTTTGCTCAACAGAACCAGTGGGACCTGAGCAACTACGACAGTTTCGATATGAAAACCCTCGGTGAAGACAGCTACCGCGATCTCAGCGGCATCGGCATTCCCACGGCAAAAAAATGTAAAGCCCTGGCTCGCGATTCGCTGAGCCTGCTTGCCTACGTTAAGTAA
- a CDS encoding DUF3300 domain-containing protein has product MKLPLKPHLLALICSAGLLAASGVVYVNSRATDTITQPPTPAMQPAPTAQTAPAAAPQVPVAYTAAQIDQWVAPVALYPDALLSQVLMAATYPANVIQAAQWSRDNPKMQGDAAVQAVAGQPWDPSVKSLVAFPQLMSLMGENPPWVQNLGDAFLAQPKDVMDSVQRLRLLAQQTGALQSTPQQTVTTVAKTEPPKASTSTSTSTSTSTSTSTPAPTVIKIESADPQVVYVPTYNPSTVYGTWPNTSYPPVYLPPPPGEQFTDSLVKGLGFSLGVATTYAIFSNIDWDDDDDWDHDHHDGDHHGGYSRNGDNNININVDNFNKISGERLTDANRGWQHNPAYRGGVPYATSQLNNRYPQNNTAVRRTANASLTTPQGTVNRDAQRQAAMSQMERSTGKNLSQTARPVTRDGQRQAANQQLNQISQRNNYRGYDNDRPQTTKKANNTQRDTQRTAARQETTRKAQPQQRTEQTRQRSTQTHQRANALSGNDSRSANWQAQQQRGMQSRQQSTRNLEQRSGGRAQMSERRGGGEHRELRHR; this is encoded by the coding sequence ATGAAGTTGCCTCTTAAGCCTCATCTGCTTGCTCTCATATGTAGCGCCGGGCTATTAGCCGCATCTGGCGTTGTGTACGTTAATAGCCGCGCAACGGATACCATCACTCAGCCACCAACACCTGCCATGCAGCCCGCGCCGACAGCGCAAACCGCTCCGGCGGCAGCGCCTCAGGTGCCGGTGGCCTACACCGCAGCGCAAATCGATCAGTGGGTCGCCCCGGTGGCCCTCTATCCGGACGCACTGCTGTCGCAGGTTTTGATGGCCGCCACCTATCCGGCGAACGTGATCCAGGCAGCCCAGTGGTCGCGGGACAATCCGAAGATGCAGGGGGATGCGGCGGTTCAGGCCGTGGCGGGGCAGCCCTGGGATCCGAGCGTCAAATCGCTGGTCGCCTTCCCACAGCTGATGTCGCTGATGGGGGAAAACCCGCCGTGGGTGCAGAATCTGGGCGACGCGTTTCTTGCCCAGCCGAAGGATGTGATGGACTCCGTTCAGCGCTTACGTCTGCTGGCGCAACAGACCGGCGCGCTGCAGTCCACGCCGCAACAGACGGTGACCACGGTGGCGAAAACCGAACCGCCAAAAGCCTCTACTTCGACCTCAACTTCAACCTCAACCTCAACGTCGACATCAACTCCTGCCCCGACGGTGATCAAGATTGAATCCGCGGATCCGCAGGTGGTGTATGTCCCGACCTACAACCCCAGCACGGTTTACGGTACCTGGCCTAATACCAGCTATCCGCCGGTCTATTTGCCACCGCCTCCGGGGGAGCAGTTCACCGACAGCCTGGTCAAAGGGCTGGGCTTCAGCCTCGGGGTCGCCACGACTTACGCCATCTTCAGCAATATCGACTGGGATGACGATGACGACTGGGATCATGACCATCATGACGGGGATCATCACGGCGGATATTCACGTAACGGCGATAACAACATCAATATCAACGTGGACAACTTCAATAAGATCAGCGGTGAGCGTCTGACCGATGCCAACCGCGGCTGGCAGCATAATCCGGCCTATCGCGGCGGCGTACCCTACGCCACCAGCCAGTTGAATAACCGCTATCCGCAGAACAACACCGCAGTGCGCCGGACCGCTAACGCCAGCCTCACGACACCACAAGGGACCGTCAACCGCGACGCTCAGCGCCAGGCAGCAATGAGCCAGATGGAGCGCTCAACGGGCAAAAACCTCTCCCAGACCGCGCGTCCGGTCACCCGTGACGGGCAGCGTCAGGCGGCAAACCAGCAGCTGAATCAAATCTCCCAACGCAATAACTACCGGGGATACGACAACGATCGCCCGCAAACGACAAAAAAGGCAAACAATACCCAGCGCGATACCCAGCGTACGGCGGCACGTCAGGAGACCACCCGCAAGGCACAGCCGCAGCAGCGTACCGAGCAGACCCGGCAGCGATCCACGCAGACGCACCAGCGGGCCAACGCCCTCAGCGGCAACGACAGCCGCTCGGCCAACTGGCAGGCGCAGCAGCAGCGTGGGATGCAAAGCCGTCAGCAGTCGACCCGCAACCTCGAACAGCGCAGCGGCGGCCGAGCCCAGATGTCTGAACGCCGGGGCGGCGGTGAACACCGTGAATTACGTCATCGTTAA
- the lpdA gene encoding dihydrolipoyl dehydrogenase translates to MSTEIKTQVVVLGAGPAGYSAAFRAADLGLETVIVERYSTLGGVCLNVGCIPSKALLHVAKVIEEAKALAEHGIVFGEPKTDIDKIRTWKEKVITQLTGGLAGMAKGRKVKVVNGLGKFTGANTLEVEGENGKTVINFDNAIIAAGSRPIELPFIPHEDPRVWDSTDALELKTVPERLLVMGGGIIGLEMGTVYHALGSQIDVVEMFDQVIPAADKDIVKVFTKRISKKFNLMLETKVTAVEAKEDGIYVSMEGKKAPAEAQRYDAVLVAIGRVPNGKNLNAGAAGVEVDDRGFIRVDKQLRTNVPHIFAIGDIVGQPMLAHKGVHEGHVAAEVIAGMKHYFDPKVIPSIAYTEPEVAWVGLTEKEAKEKGISYETATFPWAASGRAIASDCADGMTKLIFDKETHRVIGGAIVGTNGGELLGEIGLAIEMGCDAEDIALTIHAHPTLHESVGLAAEVFEGSITDLPNAKAKKK, encoded by the coding sequence ATGAGCACAGAAATCAAAACTCAGGTCGTAGTACTTGGGGCAGGCCCGGCAGGTTATTCCGCAGCATTCCGTGCCGCGGATTTAGGTCTGGAAACCGTCATCGTAGAACGTTACAGCACCCTCGGTGGTGTTTGTCTGAACGTCGGCTGTATCCCTTCTAAAGCGCTGCTGCACGTAGCCAAAGTTATCGAAGAGGCCAAAGCGCTGGCTGAACACGGTATCGTCTTCGGCGAGCCGAAAACCGATATCGACAAGATTCGTACCTGGAAAGAGAAAGTTATCACTCAGCTGACCGGTGGTCTGGCCGGTATGGCCAAAGGCCGTAAAGTGAAAGTGGTAAACGGTCTGGGTAAATTTACCGGGGCAAACACCCTGGAAGTGGAAGGCGAAAACGGCAAAACCGTGATCAACTTCGACAACGCAATCATCGCGGCGGGTTCCCGTCCGATCGAACTGCCGTTCATTCCACATGAAGATCCACGCGTGTGGGACTCCACCGATGCGCTGGAGCTGAAAACCGTTCCTGAACGCCTGCTGGTTATGGGTGGCGGTATCATCGGTCTGGAAATGGGCACCGTATACCATGCGCTGGGTTCACAGATTGACGTGGTTGAAATGTTCGACCAGGTTATCCCGGCTGCTGACAAAGACATCGTTAAAGTCTTCACCAAACGCATCAGCAAGAAGTTCAACCTGATGCTGGAAACCAAAGTGACTGCCGTTGAAGCGAAAGAAGACGGTATTTACGTTTCCATGGAAGGCAAAAAAGCCCCTGCAGAAGCGCAGCGTTACGACGCCGTGCTGGTAGCCATCGGCCGTGTGCCGAACGGTAAAAACCTCAATGCAGGCGCAGCGGGCGTGGAAGTTGACGACCGTGGCTTCATCCGCGTTGACAAGCAGCTGCGCACCAACGTGCCGCACATCTTTGCTATCGGCGACATCGTCGGTCAGCCAATGCTGGCACACAAAGGTGTTCACGAAGGCCACGTAGCCGCAGAAGTTATCGCCGGCATGAAGCACTACTTCGACCCGAAAGTGATCCCATCCATCGCGTACACCGAGCCAGAAGTTGCCTGGGTTGGTCTGACTGAGAAAGAAGCGAAAGAGAAAGGCATCAGCTACGAAACCGCCACCTTCCCGTGGGCTGCTTCTGGCCGTGCTATCGCTTCCGACTGCGCAGACGGTATGACCAAACTGATCTTCGACAAAGAGACTCACCGTGTGATCGGTGGTGCGATTGTCGGCACCAACGGCGGCGAGCTGCTGGGTGAGATCGGTCTGGCGATCGAAATGGGTTGTGACGCTGAAGACATCGCGCTGACCATCCACGCTCACCCGACTCTGCACGAGTCTGTTGGCCTGGCGGCAGAAGTGTTCGAAGGTAGCATCACCGACCTGCCAAACGCGAAAGCGAAGAAGAAGTAA
- the yacL gene encoding protein YacL: MDYEFLRDITGVVKVRMSMGHEVVGHWFNEEVKENLSLLDEVEQAARTVKGSERSWQRTGHEYTLWMDGEEVMVRANQLEFSGDEMEEGMNYYDEESLSLCGVEDFLQVVAAYRDFMKQK, from the coding sequence ATGGATTACGAATTTCTGCGTGATATCACCGGGGTGGTGAAAGTGCGTATGTCGATGGGCCACGAAGTGGTCGGTCACTGGTTCAATGAGGAAGTGAAAGAGAACCTGAGCCTGCTCGATGAAGTGGAGCAGGCTGCGCGCACGGTAAAAGGCAGTGAACGATCCTGGCAACGCACCGGGCATGAATACACATTGTGGATGGATGGCGAAGAGGTGATGGTGCGCGCCAACCAGCTGGAGTTTTCCGGTGACGAGATGGAAGAGGGGATGAACTACTACGATGAAGAGAGCCTGTCACTGTGTGGCGTGGAGGACTTCCTTCAGGTGGTGGCGGCCTATCGCGATTTCATGAAGCAGAAGTAA
- a CDS encoding DUF2950 family protein, with protein sequence MKSKLLSGMMLFMVSTGVFAQQHFSTPEQATDALAKAINEQNDKELGNLLGEDWRTFLPSDGVDPEAVDRFKRDWQVNHNTVIDGDMAWLTVGEYHWQLPIPVVKRAEGWQFDMQEAKEEILNREVGRNELAAIEALHAYVDAQESYYALTTQYAQKIVSSEGKKDGLYWPVKPGETPSPLGPAFSPKEPGQGYHGYHFRILPDNKSGFAMIAWPVIYGETGVMSFMINGDDRVWQANLGEKSAEDAKAMPSFNPDDRWQLVAQ encoded by the coding sequence ATGAAAAGTAAATTACTCAGCGGAATGATGTTGTTCATGGTATCGACCGGTGTCTTTGCCCAACAGCATTTCAGCACGCCCGAACAGGCGACCGATGCGCTGGCGAAAGCCATCAACGAGCAGAACGACAAGGAACTGGGCAACCTGCTCGGTGAGGACTGGCGCACCTTTTTACCCTCCGACGGCGTTGATCCAGAAGCGGTGGATCGCTTCAAGCGCGACTGGCAGGTGAACCATAACACGGTGATCGACGGCGATATGGCCTGGCTCACCGTGGGCGAGTACCACTGGCAGTTGCCAATTCCGGTGGTGAAACGCGCCGAGGGCTGGCAGTTCGATATGCAGGAAGCCAAAGAGGAGATCCTCAACCGCGAAGTGGGCCGCAATGAGCTGGCTGCCATCGAGGCGCTGCACGCCTACGTGGATGCACAGGAGAGCTATTACGCCCTCACAACCCAGTATGCGCAGAAAATTGTCAGCAGCGAGGGTAAAAAAGATGGACTCTACTGGCCGGTGAAACCCGGTGAAACGCCCAGCCCGCTCGGCCCGGCCTTCAGCCCGAAAGAGCCAGGTCAGGGGTATCACGGCTACCATTTCCGCATCCTGCCGGACAATAAATCAGGCTTTGCGATGATCGCCTGGCCGGTGATCTACGGCGAGACCGGGGTGATGAGCTTTATGATTAACGGCGACGATCGGGTCTGGCAGGCCAATCTGGGCGAGAAGTCAGCGGAGGACGCGAAAGCGATGCCGTCCTTTAACCCGGACGATCGCTGGCAACTTGTCGCGCAGTAG